From Pagrus major chromosome 9, Pma_NU_1.0, the proteins below share one genomic window:
- the LOC141002460 gene encoding trace amine-associated receptor 8a-like, protein MEILEETELCFPQLLNSSCRKPIRPHFETMLIYILLSFIALLTAALNLLVIISISHFKQLHTPTNLLLLSLAVSDFFVGLFMFFQIMLIDGCWFLGDLMCTLYNVLDYIITSASVGTMVLISVDRYVAICDPLHYSTKITVRGVALCTCLCWVCSVLYNSLMMKANLKQPGRYNSCIGQCVIVIDHVAGLVDLFLSFIGPVIVIIVLYMRVFVVAVSQARAVRSHIAAVTIQCSVKVTAKKSELKAAGTLGVVIVVFILCLCPYFCVTLTGQDTLLDASSAAFVICLFYFNSCLNPLIYTFFYPWFRKSVRLIVTLQILKPDSCKISIL, encoded by the exons aTGGAGATCTTGGAAGAAACTGAACTCTGCTTTCCACAACTCCTCAACAGCTCCTGCAGGAAGCCAATACGTCCTCACTTTGAGACCATGCTGATTTACATTCTGCTGTCCTTCATCGCTctgctcactgcagctcttAACCTGCTGGTCATCATCTCCATCTCGCACTTCAA GCAGCTCCACACCCCcaccaacctcctcctcctctctctggctgtaTCAGATTTCTTTGTTGGCCTCTTCATGTTCTTTCAAATAATGCTCATAGATGGTTGCTGGTTCCTTGGTGACCTCATGTGTACTCTGTATAATGTTTTGGACTACATTATTACCTCTGCTTCAGTAGGGACCATGGTGCTCATATCTGTTGACCGCTATGTGGCTATTTGTGACCCTCTGCATTACTCCACTAAAATCACTGTGAGAGGAGTTGCACTCTGTACCTGCCTTTGTTGGGTCTGTTCTGTTCTATACAACAGCCTTATGATGAAAGCTAACCTGAAACAACCAGGCAGGTATAACTCCTGTATTGGACAATGTGTGATTGTCATTGATCATGTTGCAGGACTTGTTGATCTCTTTTTGTCCTTTATTGGTCCTGTCATCGTCATTATAGTTCTGTACATGAGAGTATTTGTGGTGGCTGTGTCTCAGGCTCGTGCCGTGCGATCTCATATTGCAGCTGTCACTATTCAATGTTCGGTGAAAGTAACTGCTAAGAAATCTGAGTTGAAAGCAGCCGGGACACTTGGTGTTGTTATTGTCGTGTTTATATTATGCCTCTGCCCATATTTTTGTGTCACACTAACAGGACAGGACACCTTGCTCGATGCTTCATCAGCTGCCTTTGTAATATGTCTGTTCTATTTTAACTCCTGTTTAAATCCTCTGATCTACACCTTTTTCTATCCATGGTTTAGAAAATCTGTTAGACTCATTGTTACACTTCAAATACTGAAGCCTGACTCCTGTAAAATCAGTATACTGTAA
- the LOC141002459 gene encoding trace amine-associated receptor 8a-like has translation MEILEETDLCFPQLLNSSCRKPIRPHFETMLIYILLSFISLLTAALNLLVIISISHFKQLQTPTNLLLLSLAVSDFFVGLFMFFQIMLIDGCWFLGDLMCTLYNVLDYIITSASVGTMVLISVDRYVAICDPLHYSTKITVRGVALCTCLCWVCSVLYNSLMMKANLKQPGRYNSCIGQCVIVIDHVAGLVDLFLSFIGPVIVIIVLYMRVFVVAVSQARAIRSHIAAVTIQCSVKVTAKKSELKAAGTLGVVIVVFLLCLCPYFCVTLTGQDTLLDASSAAFVICLFYFNSCLNPLIYTFFYPWFRKSVRLIVTLQILKPDSCKISIL, from the exons aTGGAGATCTTGGAAGAAACTGACCTCTGCTTTCCACAACTCCTCAACAGCTCCTGCAGGAAGCCAATACGTCCTCACTTTGAGACCATGCTGATTTACATTCTGCTgtccttcatctctctgctcactgcagctcttAATCTGCTGgtcatcatctccatctcccaCTTCAA GCAGCTCCAAACCCCcaccaacctcctcctcctctctctggctgtaTCAGATTTCTTTGTTGGCCTCTTCATGTTCTTTCAAATAATGCTCATAGACGGCTGCTGGTTCCTTGGTGACCTCATGTGTACTCTGTATAATGTTTTGGACTACATTATTACCTCTGCTTCAGTAGGGACCATGGTGCTCATATCTGTTGACCGCTATGTGGCTATTTGTGACCCTCTGCATTACTCCACTAAAATCACTGTGAGAGGAGTTGCACTCTGTACCTGCCTTTGTTGGGTCTGTTCTGTTCTATACAACAGCCTTATGATGAAAGCTAACCTGAAACAACCAGGCAGGTATAACTCCTGTATTGGACAATGTGTGATTGTCATTGATCATGTTGCAGGACTTGTTGATCTCTTTTTGTCCTTTATTGGTCCTGTCATCGTCATTATAGTTCTGTACATGAGAGTATTTGTGGTGGCTGTGTCTCAGGCTCGTGCCATTCGATCTCATATTGCAGCTGTCACTATTCAATGTTCGGTGAAAGTAACTGCTAAGAAATCTGAGTTGAAAGCAGCCGGGACACTTGGTGTTGTTATTGTCGTGTTTCTTTTATGCCTCTGCCCATATTTTTGTGTCACACTAACAGGACAGGACACCTTGCTCGATGCTTCATCAGCTGCCTTTGTAATATGTCTGTTCTATTTTAACTCCTGTTTAAATCCTCTGATCTACACCTTTTTCTATCCATGGTTTAGAAAATCTGTTAGACTCATTGTTACACTTCAAATACTGAAGCCTGACTCCTGTAAAATCAGTATACTGTAA